A single genomic interval of Streptomyces sp. BA2 harbors:
- a CDS encoding phosphatidylserine decarboxylase has protein sequence MPHSQTSAPRDSLAGVRLARGASPWLLPTVATAALSLVRARRSKGAAAVAVPATALAAGMLWFFRDPERDIAQGRVISPADGVVQSIMPWKDGRTRVAIFMSPLNVHVNRAPLAGTVTSVEHIPGGFVPAFNKESENNERVVWHFDTELGDIEMIQIAGAVARRIVPYVPQGTKVEQGERIGLIRFGSRVDIYLPEGVDVDVEVGQKTVAGVTRIDRG, from the coding sequence ATGCCCCACAGCCAAACCTCTGCACCACGCGACAGCCTCGCTGGCGTACGCCTTGCGCGCGGAGCATCGCCGTGGCTCCTGCCGACTGTCGCCACCGCGGCACTCAGCCTCGTGCGAGCGCGTCGTTCCAAGGGCGCCGCGGCCGTCGCCGTGCCCGCCACCGCCCTGGCGGCGGGCATGCTGTGGTTCTTCCGCGACCCTGAGCGCGACATCGCCCAGGGCCGGGTCATCTCCCCGGCCGACGGTGTGGTGCAGAGCATCATGCCGTGGAAGGACGGGCGTACCCGCGTCGCGATCTTCATGAGCCCGCTGAACGTCCACGTCAACCGCGCGCCCCTCGCGGGCACGGTGACGTCCGTGGAGCACATCCCCGGCGGGTTCGTCCCGGCGTTCAACAAGGAGAGCGAGAACAACGAGCGCGTTGTCTGGCACTTCGACACCGAGCTCGGTGACATCGAGATGATCCAGATCGCGGGCGCGGTCGCGCGGCGCATCGTTCCTTACGTGCCGCAGGGCACGAAGGTGGAGCAAGGCGAACGGATCGGCCTGATCCGCTTCGGCTCCCGTGTCGACATCTACCTCCCCGAGGGTGTCGACGTGGACGTCGAGGTCGGTCAGAAGACCGTGGCTGGGGTGACTCGCATTGACCGTGGTTGA
- a CDS encoding ABC transporter substrate-binding protein: MSSRTLTRAKRATATATALAALLAVAGCSSKAGDDEGDKEGAGGVKSGVGVSAKTINLGVLTDMTGVYATLGKSVTQAQQLYVKQVNADGGICGRKLKLTVRDHGYDPQKAVAAYTELEPDVLGFAQFIGSPFVAAVKQRVDGNKGLVLPQAWSANLLGSPYVRVVGSTYDLETINAIDFLMKEKGLKKGDKLGHVYFEGDYGENALKGSQYMAKESGLTVVEQKIKATDNDMTAQVAALKKAGVKAVVISAGPRQAASLVGVAAAGKFEVPIIGNNSAFAPQLLGTQAGPALAKNYYVASPTLPIGADTPAAKKLVADYKKAYPKDALDNGVTAGWTAASVFGEALKKACESKDLTRDGVDKALLTIDSFDTGFGVTQDFSDPKAPSSKESVILRPDKSVTGGMKVAREPGAAEVAEGYTPGA; the protein is encoded by the coding sequence ATGAGTTCACGCACGTTGACAAGGGCGAAAAGGGCCACCGCGACGGCTACGGCGCTCGCCGCGCTGCTCGCGGTGGCGGGATGCAGCTCCAAGGCGGGGGACGACGAGGGCGACAAGGAGGGCGCGGGCGGGGTCAAGTCCGGCGTCGGCGTCTCCGCCAAGACGATCAACCTCGGTGTGCTCACCGACATGACCGGCGTCTACGCGACCCTCGGCAAGAGCGTCACCCAGGCCCAGCAGCTCTACGTCAAGCAGGTCAACGCCGACGGCGGGATCTGCGGCCGCAAGCTGAAGCTGACCGTCCGGGACCACGGCTACGACCCCCAGAAGGCGGTCGCCGCGTACACCGAGCTGGAGCCGGACGTCCTCGGCTTCGCCCAGTTCATCGGCTCCCCGTTCGTCGCCGCGGTCAAGCAGCGCGTCGACGGGAACAAGGGGCTCGTGCTGCCGCAGGCCTGGTCGGCGAATCTGCTCGGCAGCCCGTACGTCCGGGTCGTCGGCTCGACGTACGACCTGGAGACGATCAACGCGATCGACTTCCTGATGAAGGAGAAGGGCCTCAAGAAGGGCGACAAGCTCGGCCATGTCTACTTCGAGGGCGACTACGGCGAGAACGCGCTGAAGGGCTCGCAGTACATGGCGAAGGAGTCGGGCCTCACCGTCGTGGAGCAGAAGATCAAGGCCACCGACAACGACATGACGGCGCAGGTCGCGGCCCTGAAGAAGGCCGGAGTGAAGGCTGTCGTGATCAGTGCGGGCCCCCGGCAGGCGGCGTCGCTCGTCGGGGTAGCGGCGGCGGGCAAGTTCGAGGTCCCGATCATCGGCAACAACTCGGCGTTCGCACCCCAGCTCCTGGGCACGCAGGCGGGCCCGGCCCTGGCGAAGAACTACTACGTGGCCTCGCCGACCCTCCCGATCGGCGCGGACACCCCCGCCGCGAAGAAGCTCGTCGCCGACTACAAGAAGGCCTACCCGAAGGACGCCCTGGACAACGGCGTGACGGCCGGCTGGACCGCGGCGTCCGTCTTCGGCGAGGCCCTGAAGAAGGCCTGCGAGAGCAAGGACCTCACCCGTGACGGCGTCGACAAGGCGCTCCTGACCATCGACTCCTTCGACACGGGCTTCGGCGTCACCCAGGACTTCAGCGACCCCAAGGCGCCCTCGTCGAAGGAGAGCGTGATCCTGCGCCCCGACAAGAGCGTGACGGGCGGCATGAAGGTCGCCAGGGAACCGGGCGCGGCGGAGGTGGCCGAGGGGTACACCCCCGGCGCCTGA
- a CDS encoding MaoC family dehydratase, with the protein MQFGRTYEEFTVGDVYKHWPGKTVTEYDDHLFCLLTMNHHPLHMDSNYAEQTTDFGKNVVVGNYIYSLLLGMSVPDVSGKAIANLEVESLKHVAPTFHGDTIYGETTVLDKTPSKSKSDRGIVYVETKGYKQDGTLVCVFRRKVMVPTETYIKERGGEQPGRPELRDTAKKTQEK; encoded by the coding sequence ATGCAGTTCGGCCGCACCTACGAAGAGTTCACCGTCGGGGACGTCTACAAGCACTGGCCCGGAAAGACGGTCACGGAGTACGACGACCACCTCTTCTGCCTCCTGACGATGAACCACCACCCCCTCCACATGGACAGCAACTATGCGGAGCAGACGACGGACTTCGGTAAGAACGTCGTCGTGGGCAACTACATCTACTCGCTGCTCCTGGGCATGTCCGTGCCGGACGTCTCGGGCAAGGCGATCGCCAACCTGGAGGTCGAGTCGCTCAAGCACGTCGCGCCGACCTTCCACGGCGACACGATCTACGGCGAGACCACGGTCCTGGACAAGACTCCGTCGAAGTCCAAGTCGGACCGCGGCATCGTCTACGTGGAGACCAAGGGCTACAAGCAGGACGGCACGCTGGTCTGCGTGTTCCGCCGCAAGGTGATGGTCCCCACCGAGACGTACATCAAGGAGCGCGGCGGCGAGCAGCCCGGCCGCCCGGAGCTGCGGGACACCGCGAAGAAGACGCAGGAGAAGTAG
- a CDS encoding ABC transporter permease subunit, with translation MTTFVELLLNGLSMGSVYALIALGFVVIFRATEVVNFAHASLLLAGGYVTASLHDDIGFWPALLVGIAGAAVVGAAIEFLVMRRYRGSDHSVLAIVTIGVDILLITELTRRLGTDVLSLGDPWGDSVLTIGSISIAHTRIAAFVAAALLITVFLLAFRYTSWGVAMRAAAESQETAALMGVRLGRVSLGAWAVAGGLAAVAALFLTVFPTPGLERATSLAALKAFPAAILGGLDSTTGALVGGLVVGVTESLATGYQSELTFLGRGLGDLAPYLVMTVILLIRPAGLFGTKELARV, from the coding sequence GTGACCACCTTCGTCGAGCTTCTCCTCAACGGCCTCTCGATGGGGTCCGTCTACGCCCTCATCGCCCTCGGCTTCGTCGTCATCTTCCGGGCCACCGAAGTCGTGAACTTCGCGCACGCCTCGCTGCTCCTGGCGGGCGGCTACGTCACCGCGTCCCTCCACGACGACATCGGCTTCTGGCCGGCGCTGCTCGTCGGCATCGCGGGCGCCGCCGTCGTCGGCGCCGCCATCGAGTTCCTGGTCATGCGGCGCTACCGCGGCTCCGACCACAGCGTTCTCGCCATCGTCACGATCGGCGTCGACATCCTGCTCATCACCGAGCTCACCCGCCGCCTCGGCACCGATGTGCTCTCCCTCGGTGATCCCTGGGGCGACTCGGTGCTCACCATCGGGTCGATCTCCATCGCGCACACGCGCATCGCCGCGTTCGTCGCCGCCGCGCTCCTCATCACCGTCTTCCTGCTCGCCTTCCGCTACACCTCCTGGGGCGTCGCGATGCGGGCCGCCGCCGAGAGCCAGGAGACCGCGGCCCTGATGGGTGTGCGTCTGGGCCGGGTCTCGCTCGGCGCCTGGGCGGTGGCGGGCGGGCTCGCCGCCGTGGCGGCGCTCTTCCTCACCGTCTTCCCGACCCCGGGGCTCGAACGGGCCACATCGCTCGCCGCGCTGAAGGCCTTCCCTGCCGCGATCCTCGGCGGACTCGACTCCACCACGGGCGCGCTCGTCGGCGGCCTCGTGGTGGGGGTCACCGAATCCCTCGCCACCGGGTACCAGAGCGAACTCACGTTCCTGGGAAGGGGATTGGGCGACCTCGCGCCCTACCTCGTGATGACCGTCATCCTCCTCATCCGGCCCGCCGGACTCTTCGGCACGAAGGAGCTCGCCCGTGTCTGA
- a CDS encoding ATP-binding cassette domain-containing protein: protein MGGSVLVVQDASVGYGPVRALRQVSLEVPDGAVVAVLGGNGAGKSTLLRAISRTLAFHRGALTTGSIHFGGRRIDGLHADRVVAAGVSQVPEGRRVFARMTVADNLRAGALGSAGSRAAKARALERVHELFPVLAERAGQRAGLLSGGEQQMLAVARALMASPKLLLLDEPSLGLAPLMAARIADTIQEINAQGTAVLLVEQNAALALRLASRAYVLDVGEVALAGPADELSASDEVRRRYLGVVDETAAADASRGVSALPVLRRWAGRR, encoded by the coding sequence GTGGGTGGTTCTGTGCTGGTCGTACAGGACGCGTCGGTCGGGTATGGGCCGGTGCGCGCGCTGCGCCAGGTGTCGCTCGAAGTACCGGACGGCGCCGTCGTCGCCGTGCTCGGCGGCAACGGCGCGGGCAAGTCGACGCTCCTGCGCGCCATTTCACGCACCCTCGCCTTTCACCGGGGGGCGCTCACCACTGGCTCCATCCACTTCGGCGGGCGGCGCATCGACGGACTGCACGCGGACCGGGTGGTCGCCGCCGGAGTCTCCCAAGTGCCGGAAGGAAGAAGGGTGTTCGCCCGGATGACCGTCGCCGACAACCTGCGGGCGGGCGCGCTCGGCTCCGCGGGAAGCCGGGCCGCGAAGGCCAGGGCCCTGGAGCGTGTCCATGAACTCTTCCCGGTGCTCGCCGAGCGCGCGGGCCAGCGGGCCGGGCTCCTCTCCGGCGGCGAGCAGCAGATGCTCGCGGTCGCCAGGGCGCTGATGGCCTCACCGAAGCTGCTGCTCCTGGACGAACCCTCCCTGGGCCTCGCCCCGTTGATGGCGGCACGCATCGCCGACACCATCCAGGAGATCAACGCCCAGGGCACCGCGGTCCTCCTCGTCGAACAGAACGCCGCGCTCGCCCTGCGCCTCGCATCACGTGCGTACGTCCTGGACGTGGGCGAAGTGGCACTCGCTGGCCCCGCGGACGAGCTGTCCGCATCCGACGAGGTACGCCGCCGCTACCTCGGCGTGGTCGACGAGACCGCCGCGGCCGACGCCTCACGCGGCGTCAGCGCGCTGCCGGTGCTGCGGCGATGGGCGGGCCGACGATGA
- a CDS encoding ABC transporter ATP-binding protein, with amino-acid sequence MTEDHPKADAPAREEDVPALEVRELTVRFAGLTALDAVSFTVMPGTVHAIIGPNGAGKSTCFNVLSGVYRATGGSVRFGEHELTTMPPHRIADLGVARIFQNLALPPRATVADSLMLGRHRLTRTGFLAAGLRLPSAAREERTHRERVREIAAFVGIEHQLNAPAGSLPYGQQKLAELARALCMEPRLLLLDEPVAGMTADERQRTAAVIAGVRDSLGISIVLVEHDMGVVMRLADAVTVLDFGRRIADGSPAAVQNDPAVVRAYLGEEATS; translated from the coding sequence ATGACCGAGGACCACCCGAAGGCCGACGCACCAGCACGAGAGGAAGACGTACCCGCCCTGGAAGTACGGGAGTTGACCGTGCGCTTCGCGGGCCTCACCGCGCTCGACGCCGTCAGTTTCACGGTCATGCCCGGCACCGTGCACGCCATCATCGGGCCGAACGGCGCGGGGAAGTCCACCTGCTTCAACGTCCTGTCCGGCGTGTACCGCGCCACCGGCGGCAGCGTCCGCTTCGGCGAGCACGAGCTGACGACGATGCCTCCGCACCGCATCGCCGACCTCGGCGTCGCGCGGATCTTCCAGAACCTCGCCCTGCCGCCGCGAGCGACGGTCGCCGACAGTCTGATGCTCGGCCGCCACCGGCTCACCCGCACGGGATTCCTCGCCGCGGGACTCCGGCTCCCGTCGGCCGCGCGCGAAGAGCGAACCCACCGCGAACGGGTGCGGGAGATAGCGGCGTTCGTCGGCATCGAGCACCAACTCAACGCTCCTGCGGGCTCCTTGCCGTACGGGCAGCAGAAACTCGCGGAACTGGCCCGCGCCTTGTGCATGGAGCCCCGGCTGCTCCTTCTCGACGAGCCCGTCGCGGGCATGACCGCGGACGAGCGGCAACGCACGGCCGCCGTCATCGCGGGCGTCCGCGACAGCCTCGGAATCTCGATCGTCCTGGTGGAACACGACATGGGGGTGGTGATGCGGCTCGCGGACGCGGTGACCGTACTTGACTTCGGCCGGCGCATAGCGGACGGCAGCCCGGCGGCCGTACAGAACGACCCCGCGGTCGTGCGCGCCTACCTGGGAGAGGAGGCGACCTCGTGA
- a CDS encoding HpcH/HpaI aldolase/citrate lyase family protein has protein sequence MTAPINRLRPRRSCLAVPGSNPRFLEKAQGLPADQVFLDLEDACAPLAKPEARHTIVKFLNEGDWTGKTRVVRVNDWTTEWTYRDVVTVVEGAGQNLDCIMLPKVQTADQVVALDFLLTQIEKTMGFEVGKIGIEAQIENAQGLNNVNAIAQASPRVETIIFGPADFMASINMKSLVVGEQPPGYPADAYHFILMKILMAARANNLQAIDGPYLQIKNVDGYREVANRAAALGFDGKWVLHPGQVDAANEVFSPSQEDYDHAELILDAYDFYTSEAGGKKGSAMLGDEMIDEASRKMALVISGKGRAAGMTRTSKFEAPEA, from the coding sequence ATGACCGCGCCCATCAACCGCCTTCGTCCGCGCCGCTCCTGTCTGGCGGTCCCGGGATCGAACCCGCGCTTCCTGGAGAAGGCCCAGGGCCTCCCCGCCGACCAGGTCTTCCTCGACCTGGAGGACGCCTGCGCGCCGCTCGCCAAGCCGGAGGCCCGGCACACCATCGTCAAGTTCCTCAACGAGGGCGACTGGACGGGCAAGACGCGCGTGGTGCGCGTGAACGACTGGACGACCGAGTGGACGTACCGCGACGTCGTCACGGTCGTCGAGGGCGCGGGCCAGAACCTCGACTGCATCATGCTGCCGAAGGTGCAGACGGCGGACCAGGTCGTCGCGCTCGACTTCCTGCTCACCCAGATCGAGAAGACGATGGGCTTCGAGGTCGGCAAGATCGGCATCGAGGCGCAGATCGAGAACGCGCAGGGCCTCAACAACGTCAACGCGATCGCGCAGGCCTCCCCGCGCGTCGAGACGATCATCTTCGGCCCGGCCGACTTCATGGCATCGATCAACATGAAGTCCCTGGTCGTCGGCGAGCAGCCGCCCGGCTACCCGGCCGACGCCTACCACTTCATCCTGATGAAGATCCTGATGGCCGCCCGCGCCAACAACCTCCAGGCGATCGACGGCCCTTACCTCCAGATCAAGAACGTCGACGGCTACCGCGAGGTCGCGAACCGCGCCGCCGCTCTCGGCTTCGACGGCAAGTGGGTCCTGCACCCCGGCCAGGTCGACGCCGCCAACGAGGTCTTCTCGCCCTCCCAGGAGGACTACGACCACGCCGAGCTGATCCTGGACGCCTACGACTTCTACACCTCAGAGGCGGGCGGCAAGAAGGGCTCCGCGATGCTCGGCGACGAGATGATCGACGAGGCCAGCCGCAAGATGGCGCTCGTCATCTCCGGCAAGGGGCGCGCCGCCGGCATGACGCGTACCTCCAAGTTCGAAGCCCCGGAGGCCTGA
- a CDS encoding branched-chain amino acid ABC transporter permease, which yields MSEVLARGRELRSRGRTRLTRPRTYVWIAGAVLLLALPFYLDRFWLQAGLFAMAAAIGAIGINLLTGATGQLSMGHAFFLAIGAYGYCVFAGEGGDTGLTGLGLPTWIAAALAVGVAGIAGGLFSPIAGRLRGAYLGIATLALIFIGQHVLFNAHDLTGGSNGRDVPPLSVFGITFDDSEMVVAAVPFGASEKLWYAGLVLLLGCGLFARGVLRGRPGRAMNAIRDHRIAAGVIGVPVARYRAGVFVLSSMYAGLAGVLLALVFQRTVPDYFGMTLSLEYLAMIVIGGLGSVAGAVAGAAVVSLLPQLLTRYSDALPLVSAPGSGGITPGEASRYLYGAAVVAVVLFLPGGLASIAARRSRPTSGPTSGESGEER from the coding sequence GTGTCTGAAGTCCTGGCCCGTGGACGGGAGCTGCGCTCCCGAGGCCGTACGAGACTGACCCGCCCCCGGACGTACGTATGGATCGCGGGCGCCGTGCTCCTGCTCGCCCTGCCCTTCTACCTCGACCGGTTCTGGCTCCAGGCGGGCCTCTTCGCCATGGCCGCCGCGATCGGCGCGATCGGCATCAACCTCCTCACCGGCGCGACCGGCCAGCTCTCCATGGGCCACGCCTTCTTCCTCGCGATCGGCGCGTACGGGTACTGCGTCTTCGCGGGGGAGGGGGGTGACACCGGCCTGACCGGACTCGGCCTTCCCACCTGGATCGCGGCCGCCCTGGCCGTCGGCGTCGCGGGGATCGCGGGCGGACTCTTCAGCCCCATCGCGGGACGCCTGCGCGGCGCCTACCTCGGCATCGCCACCCTCGCGCTGATCTTCATCGGGCAGCACGTGCTCTTCAACGCCCATGACCTGACAGGCGGCTCCAACGGACGCGACGTACCGCCCCTGAGCGTCTTCGGCATCACCTTCGACGACAGCGAGATGGTCGTGGCCGCCGTGCCGTTCGGGGCGTCGGAGAAGCTCTGGTACGCGGGCCTCGTCCTCCTCCTCGGCTGCGGACTCTTCGCCCGCGGCGTGCTGCGCGGGCGCCCGGGCCGCGCCATGAACGCCATCCGCGACCACCGCATCGCCGCCGGTGTCATCGGGGTGCCCGTCGCCCGCTACCGCGCGGGCGTCTTCGTCCTGTCGTCGATGTACGCGGGCCTCGCCGGGGTCCTGCTCGCCCTCGTCTTCCAGCGCACCGTGCCGGACTACTTCGGCATGACGCTGTCCCTCGAATACCTCGCCATGATCGTCATCGGCGGCCTCGGCTCGGTGGCGGGCGCGGTGGCCGGCGCCGCCGTGGTGTCCCTGCTGCCGCAGCTCCTGACCCGGTACAGCGACGCGCTGCCCCTGGTCTCGGCCCCCGGCAGTGGCGGGATCACACCGGGTGAGGCGTCCCGGTATCTGTACGGCGCCGCCGTCGTGGCGGTGGTGCTGTTCCTGCCCGGCGGCCTGGCCAGCATCGCCGCCCGGCGCTCCAGGCCGACGTCCGGCCCAACTTCAGGGGAATCAGGGGAGGAACGATGA
- a CDS encoding acyl-CoA dehydrogenase family protein: MSRLAQTAGLTDIQQEILSTVRDFVDKEIIPVATELEHRDEYPQQIVDGLKELGLFGLMIPEEYGGLGESLLTYALCVEEIARGWMSVSGIINTHFIVAYMLKQHGTQEQKDTFLPRMAAGEVRGAFSMSEPALGSDVSAITSKGVKDGDEYVLNGQKMWLTNGGTSTLVAVLCRSDEGHPEGTAPHKSMTTFLVEKEPGFGEVRPGLTIPGKIDKMGYKGVDTTELIMDGLRIPANRVLGGTTGRGFYQMMDGVEVGRVNVAARGCGVAQRAFELGVSYAQQRHTFGKAIAQHQAIQFKLAEMATKVEAAHAMMVNAARKKDSGERNDLEAGMAKYLASEYCKEVVEDAFRIHGGYGFSKEYEIERLYREAPMLLIGEGTAEIQKMIIGRRLLEEYRFQG; encoded by the coding sequence ATGAGCCGACTCGCGCAGACCGCAGGTCTCACCGACATCCAGCAGGAGATCCTTTCCACGGTCCGGGACTTCGTCGACAAGGAGATCATTCCGGTCGCCACGGAGCTGGAGCACCGTGACGAGTACCCCCAGCAGATCGTGGACGGGCTCAAGGAGTTGGGCCTCTTCGGGCTCATGATCCCGGAGGAGTACGGCGGTCTGGGCGAGTCGCTGCTCACGTACGCGCTGTGCGTCGAGGAGATAGCGCGTGGCTGGATGTCGGTCTCCGGCATCATCAACACCCACTTCATCGTCGCCTACATGCTCAAGCAGCACGGGACGCAGGAGCAGAAGGACACCTTCCTGCCGCGCATGGCGGCCGGCGAGGTGCGCGGCGCGTTCTCCATGTCGGAGCCCGCGCTCGGCTCCGACGTGTCGGCGATCACGTCCAAGGGCGTCAAGGACGGCGACGAGTACGTCCTCAACGGTCAGAAGATGTGGCTGACCAACGGCGGAACGTCGACTCTGGTCGCCGTTCTGTGCCGAAGTGACGAAGGACACCCCGAGGGCACCGCGCCCCACAAGTCGATGACGACCTTCCTCGTCGAGAAGGAGCCCGGCTTCGGAGAGGTCCGCCCAGGCCTCACCATCCCCGGCAAGATCGACAAGATGGGTTACAAGGGCGTCGACACGACCGAACTCATCATGGACGGACTGCGAATTCCGGCCAATCGCGTGCTCGGCGGGACCACCGGCCGCGGTTTTTACCAAATGATGGACGGCGTCGAAGTCGGCCGCGTGAATGTCGCGGCGCGTGGCTGCGGGGTCGCTCAGCGTGCATTTGAGCTCGGTGTCTCATATGCCCAGCAGCGTCACACTTTCGGCAAGGCGATCGCTCAGCACCAGGCGATCCAGTTCAAGCTGGCCGAGATGGCTACCAAGGTCGAGGCCGCCCATGCGATGATGGTGAATGCAGCACGCAAAAAGGACTCCGGGGAGCGAAACGACCTCGAAGCAGGGATGGCGAAGTACCTCGCCTCTGAATACTGCAAAGAAGTCGTAGAGGACGCGTTCCGGATTCATGGCGGTTACGGCTTCTCGAAGGAGTACGAGATCGAGCGCCTGTACCGTGAGGCTCCGATGCTGCTGATCGGCGAAGGTACCGCCGAGATCCAGAAAATGATCATTGGGCGGCGACTGCTCGAAGAGTATCGATTCCAGGGCTAG
- the pssA gene encoding CDP-diacylglycerol--serine O-phosphatidyltransferase, whose translation MTVVDPETQAGWVPEAAEDEADEEMPLSLRLSIADTLTLGNATCGFMAVYFTTTGILIPHLQGSNESGMARHSAATAVILMLCAAVFDLFDGLVARKLRSSPMGAELDNLSDLISFGLAPAYFVLVYGMVADDAHQRVAAVGAIVVLLAVVLRLARFSCVTVKDGTFQGMPSPFGALTVVSIVLLELPFWATLLAITGTAWLMVSRVEYPKPRGPLAVAMLAWIVAAMGLLAAWAFDAPGGLLLLQTGCALQVVLGAVIPLFATARRVNNFRDNRREARAAQLP comes from the coding sequence TTGACCGTGGTTGATCCTGAGACACAGGCGGGCTGGGTGCCCGAGGCGGCCGAGGACGAGGCCGACGAGGAGATGCCTCTCTCACTCCGCCTCTCGATAGCGGACACCCTCACGCTCGGTAACGCCACGTGCGGATTCATGGCGGTGTACTTCACCACCACCGGCATCCTCATCCCGCACCTCCAGGGCAGCAACGAAAGCGGCATGGCGCGGCACTCCGCCGCGACCGCCGTGATCCTGATGCTCTGCGCGGCCGTCTTCGACCTCTTCGACGGACTCGTGGCGCGCAAGCTGCGGTCCTCGCCGATGGGCGCCGAGCTCGACAACCTCTCGGACCTGATCAGCTTCGGTCTGGCCCCCGCGTACTTCGTGCTCGTCTACGGCATGGTCGCCGACGACGCGCACCAGAGAGTGGCCGCGGTCGGAGCGATCGTGGTGCTGCTGGCGGTGGTGCTGCGGCTTGCGCGGTTCAGTTGCGTGACCGTGAAGGACGGCACCTTCCAGGGCATGCCATCGCCGTTCGGCGCGCTCACGGTCGTCTCGATCGTGCTCCTGGAGCTCCCCTTCTGGGCGACGCTCCTGGCGATCACCGGCACGGCCTGGCTCATGGTCAGCCGCGTCGAGTACCCCAAGCCGCGGGGCCCGCTCGCGGTGGCCATGCTCGCTTGGATCGTCGCGGCCATGGGGCTGCTCGCGGCCTGGGCGTTCGACGCCCCGGGCGGTCTCCTTCTCCTGCAGACCGGCTGCGCGCTCCAGGTCGTTCTCGGCGCGGTGATTCCCCTCTTCGCCACGGCGCGGAGGGTGAACAACTTCCGGGACAACCGGCGTGAGGCACGTGCCGCGCAGTTGCCGTAG